The Candidatus Zixiibacteriota bacterium genome window below encodes:
- a CDS encoding carboxypeptidase-like regulatory domain-containing protein, with translation MIQRRMKRCGGTLASWGLIALAVLLISEPLQAGVTGKIAGLVVDKKTKEAIPGAVVVIEGTTLGAKTDVDGKYTILAVPPGEHSVEAQLIGRTAVIVRNVTVKPDQTTNVNFEMEESAVELKPIEVIGKQDMIQMDQASTKRDVTAEKIKTMPVVNVGDILKTTAGVTVRNDRFHIRGGRSSELIYTVDGVSMSDPLGGRGATASLNLSGTEIENVSVVKGAWSPEYGGTSGLVNVSTKEGDRTVTQGHVQYFTDNFGSNKLNKYSFNYQRLEFTLGGPEPLITRRLLPQLGLPNMADKLSYFLSFDFDRSDTYTWFNRYTTSSTRATYRNTKFLGMIIPDRQENAGNALVKLTYRLHPDIRMTGIFKRSYERAQSSNTLSWNYRYTPNSHPWIEDRNDAYSLRWTHNLGPSTYYEVLMSRSSRYYWQRPGDPTDQGGTMNPDDFLFPSQSDQYLDRNGNGRWDPAEKWVDSYPDGRYNFGDIYFDRNEDGVFNPPPQDDPLLGDSLVYDFNGNGRYDFNSGEQFMDANNNGQYDVGDLLTLDGNRNGMYDPGRELQSYAVEGTPNDRPEPFVDGDQSLGEPYTDVNHNGVWDGPGAINGYPLGEPFEDLSYDGKYQSPGDTWVPGVPFRDLNQNETFDASATPPSGQWSNIDAYYNEGEPYYDRNGNGRRDAAEGFYDYGWDEDAVWHVRTPVTKTLKVDLVSQVRREHEVKVGMTYSAYDLKFDELLQPYVYDVNALNDGGPYPGRGSVRDFYHQTPKSGAFYVVDKMEYGQMIAQAGFRYEFFVQSAGAKESARVLFSDTGRVEDYRDKFAPRIAFSYPISDKAKVFFNYGHFYQLPELYQMYRRSTQLYSVTGTFGNVNLDFAKTIKYEFGVQYMLTPEYLLSIQGYYTDDFGRVSESKEIGVRLERNYYENSDYSRARGLELELEKRYGNYVSGSMTYNFSYAYGKSSAEALDYFENFYARTGGRFRIQEFPLDWDERHKITLILDVRVPARDHPKLFGLRIPDNFGFNVFWQFGSGFPYTPDKDHPGVRRTLVGGEDPLTNSERFPSHSNVDLRFNKDFKFGRLDYTFEIWVYNLFDNRDIQTVYTATGRPETGENQGPGVIYLSERDPDPRNWGEGRQVRVGVGVNF, from the coding sequence ATGATCCAACGCAGGATGAAGCGTTGCGGCGGGACTTTGGCGAGCTGGGGTCTGATCGCGCTGGCGGTCCTACTCATTTCAGAACCGCTGCAGGCGGGCGTCACTGGGAAGATCGCCGGTCTCGTGGTGGACAAAAAAACCAAGGAAGCGATTCCCGGTGCCGTGGTGGTGATCGAGGGCACGACTCTGGGCGCCAAGACCGACGTGGATGGGAAGTACACGATCCTGGCCGTGCCCCCGGGAGAGCACTCGGTGGAGGCGCAGTTGATCGGACGGACGGCCGTCATCGTCCGTAACGTCACCGTCAAGCCCGACCAGACGACGAACGTCAATTTCGAGATGGAAGAGAGCGCGGTCGAGCTCAAACCGATCGAGGTCATCGGCAAGCAAGACATGATCCAGATGGACCAGGCCTCGACCAAGCGTGACGTGACCGCCGAAAAGATCAAGACCATGCCCGTGGTGAACGTGGGCGATATCCTCAAGACCACCGCGGGAGTCACCGTGCGCAATGACCGTTTCCATATCCGCGGGGGCCGTTCCTCCGAATTGATCTACACGGTGGACGGCGTCTCGATGTCCGACCCCCTGGGGGGCCGCGGCGCCACCGCTTCGTTGAACCTCTCCGGGACAGAGATCGAAAACGTGTCTGTCGTGAAGGGGGCATGGTCCCCGGAGTACGGCGGCACGTCGGGTTTGGTGAACGTGTCCACCAAAGAAGGCGACCGTACGGTCACGCAGGGGCACGTGCAGTATTTCACCGACAACTTCGGCAGCAACAAGCTCAACAAGTATTCCTTCAACTACCAGCGCTTGGAGTTCACTTTGGGCGGTCCGGAACCGCTGATCACGCGCCGTCTGCTGCCCCAGCTCGGTCTGCCGAACATGGCCGACAAGCTCTCGTATTTTCTGAGCTTCGACTTCGACCGCTCCGACACTTACACTTGGTTCAATCGCTACACGACGTCGAGCACACGGGCCACCTATCGCAATACGAAGTTCCTCGGCATGATCATCCCCGACCGGCAGGAAAACGCCGGGAATGCCCTCGTGAAGCTGACTTACCGGTTGCATCCGGACATCCGCATGACCGGTATCTTCAAGCGTTCCTACGAGCGCGCCCAGTCGTCGAACACCCTGAGTTGGAACTACCGGTACACACCCAACAGCCACCCTTGGATCGAAGATCGCAACGATGCCTACAGTCTGCGCTGGACGCACAACCTCGGTCCCTCGACCTACTACGAGGTCCTGATGTCCCGCTCATCGCGCTACTACTGGCAGCGGCCCGGCGATCCCACCGATCAGGGTGGAACGATGAATCCCGACGATTTCCTGTTCCCCAGCCAGTCCGACCAGTATCTGGACCGCAACGGCAATGGTCGCTGGGATCCGGCCGAGAAATGGGTCGATAGCTACCCCGACGGGCGGTACAATTTCGGCGACATCTATTTCGACCGGAATGAGGACGGTGTGTTCAATCCGCCTCCGCAGGATGATCCACTCCTCGGGGACAGCCTAGTCTATGACTTCAACGGCAACGGCCGCTACGACTTCAACAGCGGCGAGCAGTTCATGGACGCCAACAACAACGGACAATACGACGTTGGTGACCTGTTGACCCTGGACGGTAACCGCAATGGGATGTACGATCCCGGACGCGAGCTCCAGTCGTATGCCGTCGAAGGCACTCCGAACGACCGTCCGGAACCGTTCGTTGACGGCGATCAGTCCTTGGGCGAGCCATACACCGATGTCAACCACAATGGTGTCTGGGACGGGCCGGGGGCGATCAATGGGTATCCCCTCGGTGAGCCGTTCGAGGATCTCTCGTATGACGGCAAGTACCAGAGTCCCGGCGATACGTGGGTCCCGGGTGTGCCCTTCCGTGACCTGAATCAGAACGAGACGTTCGACGCGAGCGCGACGCCGCCTTCGGGACAGTGGTCCAACATCGACGCCTATTATAATGAAGGGGAGCCCTACTATGACCGGAACGGCAATGGGCGTCGGGATGCCGCCGAGGGATTCTACGACTACGGCTGGGACGAGGACGCGGTCTGGCACGTGCGCACACCGGTGACGAAGACGCTCAAGGTCGATCTGGTCAGCCAGGTTCGTCGGGAGCACGAGGTCAAAGTCGGCATGACGTACTCGGCCTATGACCTGAAATTCGATGAGCTGCTTCAGCCTTACGTGTACGACGTGAACGCGCTGAACGACGGCGGGCCCTACCCCGGACGGGGCTCGGTGCGCGACTTCTACCATCAGACCCCCAAGTCCGGGGCCTTCTATGTCGTGGACAAGATGGAGTACGGGCAGATGATCGCCCAAGCGGGGTTCCGCTACGAGTTCTTTGTGCAATCGGCAGGTGCCAAGGAGTCGGCGCGCGTGCTGTTCTCAGACACGGGTCGTGTCGAGGACTATCGCGACAAGTTTGCGCCGCGCATTGCCTTCTCCTATCCCATCTCGGACAAGGCCAAGGTGTTCTTCAACTACGGCCACTTCTACCAGTTGCCCGAGCTCTACCAGATGTACCGTCGCTCAACGCAACTGTATTCGGTGACGGGAACCTTTGGCAACGTCAACCTCGATTTTGCGAAGACGATCAAGTACGAGTTCGGCGTGCAATACATGCTGACACCGGAATACTTGTTGTCGATCCAAGGGTATTACACGGACGACTTCGGTCGCGTCAGCGAGTCCAAGGAGATCGGCGTCCGTCTGGAACGGAACTACTACGAGAACTCCGACTACTCGCGCGCCCGCGGGTTGGAGCTCGAGCTGGAGAAGCGATACGGCAACTATGTCTCCGGGTCGATGACCTACAATTTCTCGTATGCCTACGGGAAATCGTCGGCGGAAGCGCTGGACTATTTTGAGAACTTCTATGCCCGGACCGGGGGCCGCTTCCGCATCCAGGAATTTCCGCTGGATTGGGACGAGCGGCACAAAATCACCCTGATTCTCGACGTCCGCGTTCCCGCCCGCGACCACCCGAAGTTGTTCGGTTTGCGGATTCCCGATAACTTCGGGTTCAACGTCTTCTGGCAGTTCGGTTCGGGATTCCCCTACACGCCGGACAAGGACCATCCCGGTGTGCGACGCACGTTGGTCGGCGGCGAGGACCCGCTGACGAATTCGGAGCGTTTCCCGTCTCACAGCAACGTCGATCTGCGGTTCAACAAGGACTTCAAGTTCGGCCGCCTCGACTACACGTTTGAGATCTGGGTATACAACCTGTTCGACAACCGCGACATTCAGACGGTCTACACCGCGACCGGTCGCCCCGAGACCGGCGAAAATCAGGGGCCGGGAGTCATTTATCTGAGCGAACGCGATCCTGATCCGCGCAACTGGGGCGAGGGACGCCAGGTTCGTGTGGGCGTGGGCGTGAACTTCTGA
- a CDS encoding sigma 54-interacting transcriptional regulator, with protein sequence MKPLPHHDAVMPRPPLRQVQVLLDEKNWPSAAALLEVHREESLREGSSPDYGVWCLLRARLAAETGEYRDGVDWGRRGLIAFQASAADDFLGDAHSVLGLAYLGLGDTKNARIHARDALAIYRRLDDESGMMRAYNELARIHFVRGEYEAADDFLSDAIQIARRRQDAEKEAMLLGNAGRVCLLQGRWSEAQEALSAAHQCAVSAGNRVSIGRNLLSMAYLAILRHDFRAASSQLDAALTVIEDAGLVRERAVYFEYSGWWQYEQKHWIAAKEAFRRALEIGRRLSDENDMVSQSLRGLAECEAALQDWPEAKRLAEQGLAVAIAIGDRAEVGCLYRVLARAQARLGDHTDSRATLAKATECLTFVGDVYERARLAIARSEVLALVSPADHIAPTAALDEAVQLYSRLGATDNITDVQWLAVDSYRRAGQITEAVALARRLIAAMPTNGAAPDRMRELVAGLDGDCVGHATSPRNEFRLVGMPWTAESLAAAAHAESAGDDLQQTIAFCRTRLNASRVLLLEVTADGRRSGRVVAQSGGSEGFAQRVAAFAASAYQRELPTDQPRYHWSLLGSPQLTAHLVDETGRSPVSVISVPVELGPASSGILYLDRIAEEPANSESGFSPRDLDFAVAYAEIVAWRSMKLRSEGLLRDVQRLRDQLGRECEFPSIITQNAAFREILARARLIVDADVSILLQGETGTGKDLLARAIHYSGNRRDQRFVQVNCAALPETLLESELFGARRGAYTGADRDKIGLFEEADGGTFFLDEIGEMPLSIQAKLLRLLETKEVLRLGDTKPRPVNVRVISATNRNLTQEMERGTFRRDLFYRLTPLVFVLPPLRERREDVPLLIDHFLDGIAAETGRTVRLSSEVVRVLCAYHWPGNVRELENEIRKLVLLAEPGAVIGPDRLSRKFAEESPAGSVPAAQPMPERFSLYDHIARIERQFIVRALGECGGVKKHAAQRLDIPESTLRLKMKIYDIDTD encoded by the coding sequence ATGAAGCCCCTTCCTCACCACGACGCGGTGATGCCGCGTCCGCCGCTCCGTCAGGTCCAAGTCTTGCTGGACGAGAAGAACTGGCCGTCCGCAGCCGCCTTGCTGGAGGTGCACCGGGAGGAGTCTCTCCGCGAGGGCTCGTCACCCGACTACGGTGTGTGGTGCCTGCTTCGGGCCCGGCTGGCGGCGGAGACAGGTGAGTATCGGGACGGCGTCGATTGGGGACGCCGCGGTCTGATCGCCTTCCAAGCGTCGGCGGCCGACGACTTCCTCGGTGATGCACACAGCGTTCTTGGTCTGGCCTACCTCGGGCTGGGTGATACCAAGAACGCCCGTATCCATGCCCGCGACGCACTGGCGATCTACCGCCGCCTGGACGATGAGTCAGGGATGATGCGCGCCTACAATGAACTGGCGCGCATTCATTTTGTCCGTGGCGAGTATGAGGCGGCCGACGATTTCCTGAGTGACGCCATCCAGATTGCGCGTCGCCGGCAGGACGCCGAAAAAGAGGCGATGCTCCTCGGCAATGCTGGTCGTGTCTGCTTGCTGCAGGGCCGATGGTCGGAGGCACAAGAGGCGTTGTCGGCGGCCCATCAGTGCGCGGTGTCGGCCGGCAATCGTGTGTCCATTGGGCGCAACCTCTTGTCCATGGCGTACCTGGCCATCCTGCGTCACGATTTCCGCGCGGCGTCATCGCAGTTGGACGCGGCGCTCACCGTGATCGAAGATGCCGGCCTGGTGCGCGAGCGTGCAGTCTATTTCGAATACTCCGGGTGGTGGCAGTATGAGCAAAAACACTGGATCGCCGCCAAGGAAGCATTCCGTCGCGCGCTGGAGATCGGCCGTCGTCTGAGTGACGAGAATGACATGGTCTCGCAATCGCTGCGCGGCTTGGCGGAGTGCGAAGCGGCCCTTCAGGATTGGCCGGAGGCCAAACGGCTGGCCGAGCAGGGATTGGCTGTCGCGATCGCGATCGGGGATCGCGCCGAGGTCGGCTGTCTGTACCGCGTGCTGGCGCGCGCGCAGGCGCGTCTCGGTGATCACACCGACAGTCGGGCGACACTGGCGAAAGCGACCGAGTGCCTCACCTTCGTGGGGGATGTCTACGAACGTGCGCGTTTGGCGATCGCCCGCTCGGAAGTTCTGGCACTGGTTTCCCCGGCCGACCATATAGCGCCGACCGCCGCTCTGGACGAAGCGGTGCAGTTGTACTCACGTCTCGGGGCCACGGACAACATCACCGATGTACAGTGGCTTGCCGTGGACAGCTATCGCCGTGCTGGGCAGATCACTGAAGCCGTCGCCTTGGCCCGCCGGTTGATCGCGGCGATGCCCACGAACGGCGCCGCTCCCGACCGGATGCGTGAATTGGTCGCCGGTCTGGACGGGGATTGTGTCGGCCACGCGACGTCACCCCGCAATGAATTCCGCCTGGTGGGTATGCCTTGGACGGCCGAGTCGCTCGCCGCTGCGGCCCATGCCGAGAGCGCCGGCGACGATCTGCAACAGACGATCGCATTCTGTCGTACGCGGCTGAACGCCTCGCGTGTCCTATTATTGGAAGTGACCGCCGACGGGCGGCGGTCGGGCCGCGTCGTGGCACAATCGGGCGGCTCCGAGGGTTTCGCGCAGCGCGTGGCGGCGTTCGCGGCCAGTGCCTATCAGCGTGAGTTGCCCACCGATCAACCACGCTATCATTGGTCTCTCCTTGGTTCGCCGCAATTGACGGCGCATCTGGTCGATGAAACCGGTCGATCACCGGTGTCGGTGATCTCGGTCCCCGTCGAGCTGGGGCCGGCCTCGTCCGGGATTCTCTATCTCGATCGCATCGCCGAAGAACCCGCAAACTCAGAATCGGGTTTCAGCCCCCGCGATCTCGATTTCGCGGTGGCGTATGCGGAGATCGTCGCCTGGCGTTCCATGAAGCTGCGTTCCGAGGGATTGCTTCGTGATGTGCAACGGCTGCGCGACCAATTGGGGCGGGAGTGCGAGTTCCCCAGCATCATCACGCAGAATGCGGCGTTCCGGGAGATTTTGGCCCGGGCCCGGCTGATCGTCGATGCCGATGTCTCTATCCTCCTGCAGGGCGAGACCGGAACGGGCAAAGATCTGTTGGCCCGTGCCATCCACTACTCCGGCAATCGACGCGATCAACGATTCGTGCAGGTCAACTGCGCGGCACTGCCGGAAACGCTGCTGGAGAGCGAGTTGTTCGGTGCCCGACGCGGGGCGTATACCGGGGCGGATCGCGACAAGATCGGACTGTTCGAAGAAGCCGACGGCGGCACGTTCTTCCTCGACGAGATCGGCGAAATGCCGTTGTCGATTCAGGCGAAGTTGTTGCGCCTCTTGGAAACCAAAGAGGTGCTCCGCTTGGGCGACACGAAGCCGCGTCCCGTCAATGTCCGTGTCATTTCGGCCACCAACCGGAACCTGACGCAGGAGATGGAACGCGGCACCTTCCGACGGGATCTCTTCTACCGCCTGACGCCGCTGGTGTTTGTCTTGCCGCCGTTACGCGAGCGCCGTGAAGACGTCCCGCTGCTCATTGATCACTTCCTCGACGGCATAGCGGCGGAGACGGGGCGGACGGTGCGGTTGTCTTCCGAGGTCGTACGCGTCCTCTGCGCCTACCACTGGCCGGGAAACGTGCGTGAGCTGGAGAACGAGATCCGCAAACTGGTCCTCTTGGCGGAGCCCGGAGCGGTCATCGGTCCGGATCGTCTCTCGCGCAAGTTCGCCGAGGAGTCGCCCGCAGGGTCGGTTCCCGCCGCCCAGCCGATGCCGGAACGGTTTTCCCTCTACGATCACATTGCCCGGATCGAGCGCCAGTTCATCGTCCGCGCTCTTGGGGAGTGCGGCGGCGTGAAAAAGCATGCCGCGCAACGGCTGGACATTCCCGAATCGACGCTGCGGCTGAAAATGAAGATCTACGACATCGATACGGACTGA